A window of the Hordeum vulgare subsp. vulgare chromosome 5H, MorexV3_pseudomolecules_assembly, whole genome shotgun sequence genome harbors these coding sequences:
- the LOC123452354 gene encoding pentatricopeptide repeat-containing protein At1g77360, mitochondrial — translation MGRFRLTSLEARKVFVRMLSSGVGGSDAAVEAFDPAKRLCKLIISCRQASGLEIELDHSDLRVTPDVAERVLERLDNAGMLAYRFFEWARKQRRGGGCAHTVRSFHTVVASLAKIRQYQLMWDVVAIMRRQGVVNVETFGIIMRKYARAQKVDEAVYTFNVMEKYGVVPNLAAFNSLLCALCKSKNVRKAQEIFEQMNGRFSPDAKTYSILLEGWGRAPNLPKMRKVYSDMLDAGCQPDIVTYGIMVDSLCKTGRVEEAVFVVQDMTSRGCQPTTFIYSVLVHTYGVEMRIEDAVATFLDMQKDGIVPDVVVYNALVTAFCKVKKFDNAFRVMDDMEGHGITPNSRTWNIILNKLISLGKDDEAYRVFRRMIKRCQPDSDTYTMMIKMFCENDRLEMALKVWKYMRLKQFLPSMHTFSVLINGLCDKGEVSQACVLLEDMIEKGIRPPGSTFGKLRQLLLKEGRKDVLEFLVDKMKILIQEPLFD, via the coding sequence ATGGGCCGATTCCGTCTCACCAGCCTGGAGGCACGCAAGGTGTTTGTTAGAATGCTTAGCAGCGGGGTAGGCGGCAGCGATGCCGCTGTGGAGGCTTTCGACCCTGCCAAGCGCCTCTGCAAGCTCATCATCTCCTGCCGGCAGGCCTCGGGGCTTGAGATCGAGCTCGACCACAGCGACCTCCGAGTCACCCCGGATGTCGCAGAGCGCGTCCTCGAGCGCCTCGACAACGCTGGCATGCTCGCGTATCGGTTCTTCGAGTGGGCGCGCAAGCAGAGGCGCGGCGGCGGCTGCGCCCACACCGTCCGCTCCTTCCACACGGTGGTCGCGTCCCTCGCCAAGATCCGCCAGTACCAGCTCATGTGGGACGTCGTTGCCATAATGCGCCGGCAGGGTGTGGTTAATGTCGAGACGTTTGGCATCATAATGCGGAAGTATGCACGGGCACAGAAGGTCGATGAAGCTGTTTACACATTCAACGTCATGGAGAAGTACGGCGTGGTGCCTAACCTCGCTGCTTTCAACAGCCTGCTTTGCGCGCTGTGTAAGTCCAAGAACGTGCGCAAGGCGCAGGAGATCTTTGAACAGATGAATGGCCGGTTCAGCCCTGATGCCAAGACCTATAGCATCTTGCTGGAGGGTTGGGGGAGAGCGCCTAATCTCCCAAAGATGCGAAAGGTCTACAGTGACATGCTGGATGCAGGCTGCCAACCTGACATAGTCACATATGGCATCATGGTTGATTCCCTCTGCAAGACAGGCCGTGTTGAGGAAGCTGTCTTTGTGGTGCAGGACATGACCTCCAGGGGCTGCCAACCAACAACTTTCATATACAGCGTGCTCGTGCATACTTATGGCGTTGAAATGAGGATCGAGGATGCTGTTGCGACATTCTTGGATATGCAGAAGGATGGTATTGTGCCAGATGTTGTGGTTTATAATGCGCTTGTCACTGCCTTCTGCAAAGTGAAAAAATTTGACAACGCATTtagagtcatggatgacatggaaggcCATGGAATCACCCCAAACTCAAGGACCTGGAACATCATCCTTAACAAGCTGATTAGCCTTGGAAAGGATGACGAAGCATACAGGGTCTTCCGCCGTATGATAAAGCGCTGCCAACCAGATTCTGATACATATACCATGATGATTAAGATGTTCTGTGAGAATGACAGGTTAGAGATGGCACTGAAGGTATGGAAATATATGAGATTGAAGCAGTTTCTGCCGAGCATGCACACGTTCTCTGTGCTAATCAACGGGCTGTGTGACAAGGGTGAGGTTAGCCAAGCTTGTGTTCTGCTTGAAGATATGATAGAGAAGGGCATTAGACCCCCTGGTTCAACATTTGGCAAGCTAAGGCAGCTCCTtctgaaggaaggaaggaaggatgtGCTTGAATTTCTCGTTGACAAAATGAAGATTCTGATACAGGAACCTTTGTTTGATTGA
- the LOC123452355 gene encoding subtilisin-like protease SBT1.7: MWCHGRRSALFAVAVAAILAAAAAAGEVVHDGRRTYIVHCSHAAMPSEFAAHADWYASSLQSVSGRAAAVIYTYDTLLHGYSARLTRAEARALEAQPGVLLVNPETRYELHTTRTPEFLGLDRAEALFPESNTASDVVVGVLDTGVWPERASYDDAGLGPVPAGWKGKCEGGSDFNSSACNRKLIGARFFLAGYEASKGPVDTSKESRSPRDNDGHGTHTSSTAAGSAVHGADLLGYASGTAKGMAPRARVATYKVCWVGGCFSSDILKGMEVAVADGVDVLSLSLGGGTSDYYRDSIAVGAYSAMEKGIFVSCSAGNAGPGAASLTNGAPWITTVGAGTLDRDFPAYVTLGNGNKYDGVSLYSGKQLPTTPVPFIYAGNASNSSMGALCMTGTLIPAKVAGKIVLCDRGTNARVQKGFVVRDAGGAGMVLANTAANGEELVADAHILPGAGVGEKAGNAMRTYASSDPKPTANIVFAGTKVGVQPSPVVAAFSSRGPNTVTPGILKPDLIAPGVNILAAWSGSVGPSGIADDHRRTSFNIISGTSMSCPHVSGLAAFLRSAHQDWSPAAIRSALMTTAYAAYPNGDGLLDVATESAATPLDMGAGHVDPSKAVDPGLVYDLTAADYLDFLCAIEYEPAQIAALTKHSSDRCSASRTYSVAALNYPSFSATFPAAGGTEKHTRTLTNVGKPGTYKVTAAAAAGSTAIKVSVEPSTLSFSKVGEKKSYTVSFSAGGKPSGTNGFGRLVWSSDHHVVASPILATWT, from the coding sequence ATGTGGTGCCATGGCAGGAGATCCGCGCTCTTCGCCGTGGCCGTCGCGGCCatcttggcggcggcggcggcggcgggggaggtCGTGCACGACGGCCGGAGGACGTACATCGTTCACTGCTCGCACGCGGCCATGCCCAGCGAGTTCGCGGCGCACGCCGACTGGTACGCGTCCTCGCTGCAGTCCGTGTCCGGCCGCGCCGCCGCGGTGATCTACACCTACGACACCCTTCTCCACGGCTACTCGGCGCGGCTCACCCGCGCGGAGGCCCGGGCGCTGGAGGCGCAGCCCGGCGTGCTGCTCGTCAACCCGGAGACACGGTACGAGCTGCACACCACCCGCACCCCGGAGTTCCTCGGGCTGGACCGGGCGGAGGCGCTGTTCCCCGAGTCCAACACCGCCAGCGACGTCGTCGTTGGCGTGCTCGACACCGGCGTCTGGCCGGAGAGGGCCAGCTACGACGACGCCGGGTTGGGACCCGTGCCGGCGGGCTGGAAGGGCAAGTGCGAGGGCGGGAGCGACTTCAACTCCTCCGCGTGCAACCGGAAGCTCATCGGCGCCAGGTTCTTCCTGGCGGGCTACGAGGCGTCCAAGGGCCCCGTGGACACGTCCAAGGAGTCGCGCTCGCCCAGGGACAACGACGGCCACGGCACGCACACCTCGAGCACGGCGGCGGGCTCCGCCGTGCACGGCGCTGACCTGCTGGGCTACGCGTCAGGGACGGCCAAGGGCATGGCGCCCCGCGCGCGCGTGGCAACGTACAAGGTGTGCTGGGTCGGCGGCTGCTTCAGCTCCGACATCCTCAAGGGCATGGAGGTCGCCGTCGCCGACGGCGTTGACgtgctctccctctccctcggcggtgGCACGTCTGACTACTACCGCGACAGCATCGCCGTGGGCGCGTACAGCGCCATGGAAAAGGGGATTTTTGTCTCCTGCTCGGCGGGGAATGCCGGACCGGGTGCGGCGTCGCTGACGAACGGCGCGCCTTGGATCACCACCGTGGGCGCGGGGACGCTCGACCGCGACTTCCCCGCCTACGTCACCCTCGGCAACGGTAACAAATACGACGGCGTCTCCCTCTACAGCGGCAAGCAATTGCCCACCACGCCGGTGCCGTTCATCTACGCAGGGAACGCGTCCAACAGCAGCATGGGCGCGCTCTGCATGACAGGCACCCTCATCCCCGCCAAGGtcgccggcaagatcgtcctctgCGACCGCGGCACCAACGCCAGGGTCCAGAAGGGGTTCGTCGTCCGAGATGCCGGTGGTGCCGGCATGGTGCTCGCGAACACCGCCGCCAACGGAGAGGAGCTGGTCGCCGACGCGCATATTCTCCCGGGCGCCGGCGTAGGAGAGAAGGCCGGCAACGCCATGAGAACCTACGCGTCGTCGGATCCAAAGCCGACGGCCAACATAGTGTTCGCTGGCACGAAGGTTGGGGTCCAGCCGTCGCCCGTCGTGGCCGCCTTCTCGTCGAGGGGGCCGAACACCGTGACGCCCGGCATCCTTAAGCCGGACCTGATCGCCCCGGGGGTGAACATCCTCGCGGCGTGGTCCGGATCCGTCGGCCCATCGGGGATCGCCGACGACCACCGCCGCACGAGCTTCAACATCATATCGGGCACGTCCATGTCGTGCCCGCACGTGAGCGGGCTGGCGGCGTTCCTCCGCTCGGCGCACCAGGACTGGAGCCCGGCAGCCATCAGGTCGGCGCTGATGACCACGGCGTACGCCGCGTACCCCAACGGCGACGGCCTCCTCGACGTGGCCACCGAAAGCGCCGCCACGCCGCTGGACATGGGAGCCGGGCACGTCGACCCCAGCAAGGCGGTGGACCCGGGGCTGGTGTACGACCTCACCGCCGCCGACTACCTGGACTTCCTCTGCGCCATCGAGTACGAGCCGGCGCAGATCGCCGCGCTGACCAAGCACTCCTCGGACCGGTGCAGCGCCAGCCGCACGTACTCCGTGGCCGCGCTCAACTACCCGTCGTTCTCGGCCACGTTCCCGGCCGCCGGCGGCACGGAGAAGCACACCCGCACTCTGACCAACGTGGGGAAGCCCGGCACGTACAAGGTGAcggcggccgcggcggcgggCAGCACGGCGATCAAGGTGTCAGTGGAGCCGTCGACGCTGAGCTTCAGCAAGGTGGGCGAGAAGAAGAGCTACACCGTGAGCTTCTCGGCCGGCGGGAAGCCGTCGGGCACCAACGGGTTCGGCCGGCTCGTCTGGTCCAGCGACCACCACGTGGTGGCCAGCCCGATCCTGGCGACGTGGACCTGA